A window of Ipomoea triloba cultivar NCNSP0323 chromosome 2, ASM357664v1 contains these coding sequences:
- the LOC116010221 gene encoding protein phosphatase 2C 16 isoform X4, producing MLENEYDEILSVGEEPNEINGEELLPLGATSEISLPIAVEIEGIDNGQIVAKVISLEERSFERKVINNLSSLAACSNEGISSGPTIKASVVALPLPSEKDPVKGGVKSVFELDCVPLWGSVSICGKRPEMEDSVMAAPHFMKIPIKMFVGDRVLDGLGQTLSHLTSHFFGVYDGHGGSQVANYCRERIHLALAEELEMPKDYSISGNTSCLDTRQLLWEKVFRNCFLKVDDEVGGKVERGGPGDDVSASACTSDPIAPETVGSTAVVAVISSSHIVVANCGDSRAVLYRGKEAMALSIDHKPNREDEYARIEASGGRVIQWNGHRVFGVLAMSRSIGDRYLKPWIIPEPEVMFIPRAREDECLVLASDGLWDVMTNEEACEAARKKILIWHKKNGSNHFDRGTGVDPAAQAAAEYLSMLALQKGSRDNISIIVVDLKAQRKFKTKS from the exons ATGTTG GAAAATGAGTATGATGAGATTTTGTCGGTTGGGGAGGAGCCTAATGAGATTAACGGGGAGGAGTTGCTTCCTCTTGGCGCTACCTCGGAAATAAGTTTGCCCATTGCTGTCGAAATTGAAGGCATTGATAACGGGCAAATAGTTGCTAAGGTTATAAGTTTGGAGGAAAGAAGTTTCGAGAGGAAGGTGATTAACAATCTATCCTCCTTAGCGGCCTGCTCAAATGAAGGAATTTCATCCGGTCCTACAATTAAAGCATCGGTTGTGGCTCTTCCATTGCCTAGCGAGAAGGATCCTGTGAAAGGAGGCGTGAAGAGTGTTTTTGAATTGGATTGTGTACCACTCTGGGGTTCGGTGTCTATCTGTGGAAAGAGGCCGGAAATGGAAGATTCAGTGATGGCAGCCCCACACTTTATGAAAATTCCGATTAAGATGTTTGTTGGTGATCGTGTGCTGGATGGACTCGGGCAAACGTTGAGTCACCTAACTTCTCATTTTTTTGGAGTATATGATGGTCATGGAGGATCCCAG GTTGCCAACTACTGTCGTGAACGAATCCATCTGGCTTTAGCCGAGGAGTTGGAAATGCCCAAAGATTATTCAATAAGCGGTAATACAAGCTGCTTGGACACTCGGCAATTGTTGTGGGAGAAAGTCTTTAGAAACTGCTTTCTGAAGGTCGATGATGAAGTTGGAGGAAAAGTGGAGAGAGGCGGCCCGGGAGATGATGTGAGTGCCTCTGCTTGCACATCCGACCCTATTGCCCCTGAAACCGTAGGATCTACAGCTGTGGTTGCAGTGATTTCTTCGTCCCATATTGTCGTTGCAAACTGTGGGGATTCAAGAGCTGTGCTTTATCGTGGGAAAGAAGCTATGGCTTTGTCAATTGATCACAAA CCTAATCGAGAAGATGAGTATGCACGAATTGAAGCATCCGGTGGCAGGGTCATACAGTGGAATGGACATCGCGTTTTTGGTGTCCTCGCAATGTCAAGGTCCATTG GCGACAGGTACCTGAAACCATGGATTATACCAGAACCAGAAGTCATGTTTATTCCCCGAGCTAGAGAAGACGAATGCCTAGTCTTGGCTAGCGACGGGTTGTGGGATGTCATGACAAACGAGGAAGCGTGTGAGGCAGCCCGAAAAAAGATTCTGATTTGGCACAAAAAGAACGGTTCAAACCATTTCGACAGGGGCACGGGAGTTGATCCTGCTGCACAAGCTGCAGCAGAGTACCTATCCATGCTTGCTCTCCAGAAAGGAAGCAGAGACAACATCTCCATTATTGTAGTGGACTTGAAAGCTCAAAGGAAGTTCAAGACCAAATCATAA
- the LOC116010221 gene encoding protein phosphatase 2C 16 isoform X1, whose protein sequence is MEEMSPAVAVTLSLSNTIVDSPVMSNHVEITRLKLVTDAASLLAEPASILHADSNSSWEGSCNTVKVDVNIGSLFASGEVGGSDLSESVLKIGNGLTVSDAMIQENEYDEILSVGEEPNEINGEELLPLGATSEISLPIAVEIEGIDNGQIVAKVISLEERSFERKVINNLSSLAACSNEGISSGPTIKASVVALPLPSEKDPVKGGVKSVFELDCVPLWGSVSICGKRPEMEDSVMAAPHFMKIPIKMFVGDRVLDGLGQTLSHLTSHFFGVYDGHGGSQVANYCRERIHLALAEELEMPKDYSISGNTSCLDTRQLLWEKVFRNCFLKVDDEVGGKVERGGPGDDVSASACTSDPIAPETVGSTAVVAVISSSHIVVANCGDSRAVLYRGKEAMALSIDHKPNREDEYARIEASGGRVIQWNGHRVFGVLAMSRSIGDRYLKPWIIPEPEVMFIPRAREDECLVLASDGLWDVMTNEEACEAARKKILIWHKKNGSNHFDRGTGVDPAAQAAAEYLSMLALQKGSRDNISIIVVDLKAQRKFKTKS, encoded by the exons ATGGAAGAGATGTCTCCAGCTGTTGCCGTTACCCTTAGCTTAAGTAACACGATTGTTGATAGCCCTGTAATGTCGAACCATGTGGAAATTACTAGGCTGAAACTAGTGACTGATGCTGCGAGTTTGCTTGCAGAGCCAGCATCGATATTGCATGCTGACTCCAATTCTAGTTGGGAGGGAAGTTGCAATACCGTGAAAGTTGATGTCAATATAGGTTCCTTGTTTGCATCGGGAGAGGTAGGAGGATCTGATCTCTCAGAGTCTGTGCTGAAAATTGGCAATGGTCTGACTGTTAGTGATGCCATGATTCAGGAAAATGAGTATGATGAGATTTTGTCGGTTGGGGAGGAGCCTAATGAGATTAACGGGGAGGAGTTGCTTCCTCTTGGCGCTACCTCGGAAATAAGTTTGCCCATTGCTGTCGAAATTGAAGGCATTGATAACGGGCAAATAGTTGCTAAGGTTATAAGTTTGGAGGAAAGAAGTTTCGAGAGGAAGGTGATTAACAATCTATCCTCCTTAGCGGCCTGCTCAAATGAAGGAATTTCATCCGGTCCTACAATTAAAGCATCGGTTGTGGCTCTTCCATTGCCTAGCGAGAAGGATCCTGTGAAAGGAGGCGTGAAGAGTGTTTTTGAATTGGATTGTGTACCACTCTGGGGTTCGGTGTCTATCTGTGGAAAGAGGCCGGAAATGGAAGATTCAGTGATGGCAGCCCCACACTTTATGAAAATTCCGATTAAGATGTTTGTTGGTGATCGTGTGCTGGATGGACTCGGGCAAACGTTGAGTCACCTAACTTCTCATTTTTTTGGAGTATATGATGGTCATGGAGGATCCCAG GTTGCCAACTACTGTCGTGAACGAATCCATCTGGCTTTAGCCGAGGAGTTGGAAATGCCCAAAGATTATTCAATAAGCGGTAATACAAGCTGCTTGGACACTCGGCAATTGTTGTGGGAGAAAGTCTTTAGAAACTGCTTTCTGAAGGTCGATGATGAAGTTGGAGGAAAAGTGGAGAGAGGCGGCCCGGGAGATGATGTGAGTGCCTCTGCTTGCACATCCGACCCTATTGCCCCTGAAACCGTAGGATCTACAGCTGTGGTTGCAGTGATTTCTTCGTCCCATATTGTCGTTGCAAACTGTGGGGATTCAAGAGCTGTGCTTTATCGTGGGAAAGAAGCTATGGCTTTGTCAATTGATCACAAA CCTAATCGAGAAGATGAGTATGCACGAATTGAAGCATCCGGTGGCAGGGTCATACAGTGGAATGGACATCGCGTTTTTGGTGTCCTCGCAATGTCAAGGTCCATTG GCGACAGGTACCTGAAACCATGGATTATACCAGAACCAGAAGTCATGTTTATTCCCCGAGCTAGAGAAGACGAATGCCTAGTCTTGGCTAGCGACGGGTTGTGGGATGTCATGACAAACGAGGAAGCGTGTGAGGCAGCCCGAAAAAAGATTCTGATTTGGCACAAAAAGAACGGTTCAAACCATTTCGACAGGGGCACGGGAGTTGATCCTGCTGCACAAGCTGCAGCAGAGTACCTATCCATGCTTGCTCTCCAGAAAGGAAGCAGAGACAACATCTCCATTATTGTAGTGGACTTGAAAGCTCAAAGGAAGTTCAAGACCAAATCATAA
- the LOC116010221 gene encoding protein phosphatase 2C 16 isoform X2, producing MEEMSPAVAVTLSLSNTIVDSPVMSNHVEITRLKLVTDAASLLAEPASILHADSNSSWEGSCNTVKVDVNIGSLFASGEENEYDEILSVGEEPNEINGEELLPLGATSEISLPIAVEIEGIDNGQIVAKVISLEERSFERKVINNLSSLAACSNEGISSGPTIKASVVALPLPSEKDPVKGGVKSVFELDCVPLWGSVSICGKRPEMEDSVMAAPHFMKIPIKMFVGDRVLDGLGQTLSHLTSHFFGVYDGHGGSQVANYCRERIHLALAEELEMPKDYSISGNTSCLDTRQLLWEKVFRNCFLKVDDEVGGKVERGGPGDDVSASACTSDPIAPETVGSTAVVAVISSSHIVVANCGDSRAVLYRGKEAMALSIDHKPNREDEYARIEASGGRVIQWNGHRVFGVLAMSRSIGDRYLKPWIIPEPEVMFIPRAREDECLVLASDGLWDVMTNEEACEAARKKILIWHKKNGSNHFDRGTGVDPAAQAAAEYLSMLALQKGSRDNISIIVVDLKAQRKFKTKS from the exons ATGGAAGAGATGTCTCCAGCTGTTGCCGTTACCCTTAGCTTAAGTAACACGATTGTTGATAGCCCTGTAATGTCGAACCATGTGGAAATTACTAGGCTGAAACTAGTGACTGATGCTGCGAGTTTGCTTGCAGAGCCAGCATCGATATTGCATGCTGACTCCAATTCTAGTTGGGAGGGAAGTTGCAATACCGTGAAAGTTGATGTCAATATAGGTTCCTTGTTTGCATCGGGAGAG GAAAATGAGTATGATGAGATTTTGTCGGTTGGGGAGGAGCCTAATGAGATTAACGGGGAGGAGTTGCTTCCTCTTGGCGCTACCTCGGAAATAAGTTTGCCCATTGCTGTCGAAATTGAAGGCATTGATAACGGGCAAATAGTTGCTAAGGTTATAAGTTTGGAGGAAAGAAGTTTCGAGAGGAAGGTGATTAACAATCTATCCTCCTTAGCGGCCTGCTCAAATGAAGGAATTTCATCCGGTCCTACAATTAAAGCATCGGTTGTGGCTCTTCCATTGCCTAGCGAGAAGGATCCTGTGAAAGGAGGCGTGAAGAGTGTTTTTGAATTGGATTGTGTACCACTCTGGGGTTCGGTGTCTATCTGTGGAAAGAGGCCGGAAATGGAAGATTCAGTGATGGCAGCCCCACACTTTATGAAAATTCCGATTAAGATGTTTGTTGGTGATCGTGTGCTGGATGGACTCGGGCAAACGTTGAGTCACCTAACTTCTCATTTTTTTGGAGTATATGATGGTCATGGAGGATCCCAG GTTGCCAACTACTGTCGTGAACGAATCCATCTGGCTTTAGCCGAGGAGTTGGAAATGCCCAAAGATTATTCAATAAGCGGTAATACAAGCTGCTTGGACACTCGGCAATTGTTGTGGGAGAAAGTCTTTAGAAACTGCTTTCTGAAGGTCGATGATGAAGTTGGAGGAAAAGTGGAGAGAGGCGGCCCGGGAGATGATGTGAGTGCCTCTGCTTGCACATCCGACCCTATTGCCCCTGAAACCGTAGGATCTACAGCTGTGGTTGCAGTGATTTCTTCGTCCCATATTGTCGTTGCAAACTGTGGGGATTCAAGAGCTGTGCTTTATCGTGGGAAAGAAGCTATGGCTTTGTCAATTGATCACAAA CCTAATCGAGAAGATGAGTATGCACGAATTGAAGCATCCGGTGGCAGGGTCATACAGTGGAATGGACATCGCGTTTTTGGTGTCCTCGCAATGTCAAGGTCCATTG GCGACAGGTACCTGAAACCATGGATTATACCAGAACCAGAAGTCATGTTTATTCCCCGAGCTAGAGAAGACGAATGCCTAGTCTTGGCTAGCGACGGGTTGTGGGATGTCATGACAAACGAGGAAGCGTGTGAGGCAGCCCGAAAAAAGATTCTGATTTGGCACAAAAAGAACGGTTCAAACCATTTCGACAGGGGCACGGGAGTTGATCCTGCTGCACAAGCTGCAGCAGAGTACCTATCCATGCTTGCTCTCCAGAAAGGAAGCAGAGACAACATCTCCATTATTGTAGTGGACTTGAAAGCTCAAAGGAAGTTCAAGACCAAATCATAA
- the LOC116010221 gene encoding protein phosphatase 2C 16 isoform X3, translating to MIQENEYDEILSVGEEPNEINGEELLPLGATSEISLPIAVEIEGIDNGQIVAKVISLEERSFERKVINNLSSLAACSNEGISSGPTIKASVVALPLPSEKDPVKGGVKSVFELDCVPLWGSVSICGKRPEMEDSVMAAPHFMKIPIKMFVGDRVLDGLGQTLSHLTSHFFGVYDGHGGSQVANYCRERIHLALAEELEMPKDYSISGNTSCLDTRQLLWEKVFRNCFLKVDDEVGGKVERGGPGDDVSASACTSDPIAPETVGSTAVVAVISSSHIVVANCGDSRAVLYRGKEAMALSIDHKPNREDEYARIEASGGRVIQWNGHRVFGVLAMSRSIGDRYLKPWIIPEPEVMFIPRAREDECLVLASDGLWDVMTNEEACEAARKKILIWHKKNGSNHFDRGTGVDPAAQAAAEYLSMLALQKGSRDNISIIVVDLKAQRKFKTKS from the exons ATGATTCAGGAAAATGAGTATGATGAGATTTTGTCGGTTGGGGAGGAGCCTAATGAGATTAACGGGGAGGAGTTGCTTCCTCTTGGCGCTACCTCGGAAATAAGTTTGCCCATTGCTGTCGAAATTGAAGGCATTGATAACGGGCAAATAGTTGCTAAGGTTATAAGTTTGGAGGAAAGAAGTTTCGAGAGGAAGGTGATTAACAATCTATCCTCCTTAGCGGCCTGCTCAAATGAAGGAATTTCATCCGGTCCTACAATTAAAGCATCGGTTGTGGCTCTTCCATTGCCTAGCGAGAAGGATCCTGTGAAAGGAGGCGTGAAGAGTGTTTTTGAATTGGATTGTGTACCACTCTGGGGTTCGGTGTCTATCTGTGGAAAGAGGCCGGAAATGGAAGATTCAGTGATGGCAGCCCCACACTTTATGAAAATTCCGATTAAGATGTTTGTTGGTGATCGTGTGCTGGATGGACTCGGGCAAACGTTGAGTCACCTAACTTCTCATTTTTTTGGAGTATATGATGGTCATGGAGGATCCCAG GTTGCCAACTACTGTCGTGAACGAATCCATCTGGCTTTAGCCGAGGAGTTGGAAATGCCCAAAGATTATTCAATAAGCGGTAATACAAGCTGCTTGGACACTCGGCAATTGTTGTGGGAGAAAGTCTTTAGAAACTGCTTTCTGAAGGTCGATGATGAAGTTGGAGGAAAAGTGGAGAGAGGCGGCCCGGGAGATGATGTGAGTGCCTCTGCTTGCACATCCGACCCTATTGCCCCTGAAACCGTAGGATCTACAGCTGTGGTTGCAGTGATTTCTTCGTCCCATATTGTCGTTGCAAACTGTGGGGATTCAAGAGCTGTGCTTTATCGTGGGAAAGAAGCTATGGCTTTGTCAATTGATCACAAA CCTAATCGAGAAGATGAGTATGCACGAATTGAAGCATCCGGTGGCAGGGTCATACAGTGGAATGGACATCGCGTTTTTGGTGTCCTCGCAATGTCAAGGTCCATTG GCGACAGGTACCTGAAACCATGGATTATACCAGAACCAGAAGTCATGTTTATTCCCCGAGCTAGAGAAGACGAATGCCTAGTCTTGGCTAGCGACGGGTTGTGGGATGTCATGACAAACGAGGAAGCGTGTGAGGCAGCCCGAAAAAAGATTCTGATTTGGCACAAAAAGAACGGTTCAAACCATTTCGACAGGGGCACGGGAGTTGATCCTGCTGCACAAGCTGCAGCAGAGTACCTATCCATGCTTGCTCTCCAGAAAGGAAGCAGAGACAACATCTCCATTATTGTAGTGGACTTGAAAGCTCAAAGGAAGTTCAAGACCAAATCATAA